A window from Ignavibacteriota bacterium encodes these proteins:
- the lysA gene encoding diaminopimelate decarboxylase produces MNYFESEYFTYKNDKLFCENLNLGEISSEIGTPTFIYSKKFFMDSYKSFNNSFKEISHKIFYATKANYNINVIRLFNQLGAGIDVNSAGEFYRASAAGVSPKEMIMSGVGKTDEEIQLALENEILLLKAESIQEINRINEIAKSLNKIAPLAIRVNPNVDPATHPYISTGLAENKFGIDETLAIKIFIEVSKLSNVKLLGIDMHIGSQITTIQPYIDAVKKIINLVNSLKEFGINIKHIDIGGGYGVKYNDENLFSIDDLANEIVPILKQTDCEIFFEPGRALTANGGILLSKVLYTKTNLDKNFIVVDSAMTDLLRPSIYKAYHHIQPIEIKNNEDIIADVVGPVCESGDFLAKNRNISKCDKNDLIAVMSCGAYGMVMSSNYNARRRAAEVLVDDDKFFVIRERETFEQMWQNEKLI; encoded by the coding sequence ATGAATTATTTTGAATCTGAGTATTTTACTTATAAGAACGATAAACTTTTTTGTGAAAACTTAAATCTTGGAGAAATATCTTCTGAAATTGGAACTCCAACATTTATTTACAGCAAAAAATTTTTTATGGATAGTTACAAATCTTTCAATAATTCGTTCAAAGAAATTTCTCATAAAATATTTTATGCAACAAAAGCAAATTATAATATAAATGTTATCAGATTATTCAATCAGCTTGGGGCTGGAATTGATGTAAACTCAGCTGGTGAATTTTACAGAGCTTCAGCTGCGGGAGTTTCTCCAAAAGAAATGATAATGTCCGGCGTTGGTAAAACTGATGAAGAAATTCAATTGGCTTTAGAAAATGAAATTTTATTACTAAAAGCGGAATCAATCCAAGAAATAAATCGAATAAATGAAATTGCAAAAAGTTTAAATAAAATTGCTCCTTTGGCAATTAGAGTAAATCCAAATGTTGATCCGGCAACGCATCCGTATATTTCTACCGGATTAGCAGAAAATAAATTTGGTATTGATGAAACTTTAGCAATAAAAATTTTTATTGAAGTGAGCAAACTTTCCAATGTTAAACTTTTGGGAATTGATATGCATATCGGTTCTCAAATTACAACTATTCAGCCATATATTGATGCGGTTAAAAAAATAATCAATTTAGTAAATTCTTTAAAGGAATTTGGAATCAATATTAAACACATTGATATTGGCGGTGGATACGGAGTTAAATATAATGATGAAAATTTATTTTCTATTGATGATTTAGCAAATGAAATTGTGCCGATTTTAAAGCAAACAGATTGTGAAATATTTTTTGAGCCGGGAAGAGCTTTAACTGCAAATGGCGGAATTCTTCTATCAAAAGTTCTTTACACAAAAACAAATTTAGATAAAAATTTTATTGTCGTCGATTCTGCAATGACAGATTTGCTTCGACCAAGTATTTATAAGGCTTATCATCACATTCAACCGATTGAGATTAAAAATAATGAAGATATAATTGCAGATGTTGTTGGTCCCGTTTGCGAAAGTGGAGATTTTTTAGCAAAGAATAGAAATATTTCAAAATGTGATAAAAATGATTTAATTGCCGTAATGTCTTGTGGAGCTTATGGAATGGTAATGTCATCTAACTATAATGCAAGAAGAAGAGCCGCAGAAGTTTTAGTAGATGATGATAAATTTTTCGTTATTAGAGAAAGAGAAACTTTTGAACAAATGTGGCAGAATGAAAAATTGATTTGA
- a CDS encoding glutamate racemase translates to MNFMNKTNPIGVFDSGIGGLTVVKSVNSFLPSEKIIYFGDTARVPYGSKSNTTIIEYSIQDAQFLAKKNVKLIIVACNTASSVALDELRNKFDVPIIGMINPGAKVAIKETKNNKIGVIGTETTVSNQAYSKVIKNINPEIEVIEKACPLFVPLAEEGWINHPATKLIAQEYLADLKKAKIDTLILGCTHYPILKDVIQEVIGKNVKLIDSGSAASVEVNEYLEGRGIKNYQHNIGKHEFYVSDVPKKFNEIASRFLGKELEHLEKVDLEEIINV, encoded by the coding sequence ATGAATTTTATGAACAAGACAAATCCAATTGGAGTTTTTGATTCCGGCATTGGAGGATTAACAGTTGTAAAAAGTGTAAACTCATTTTTACCAAGTGAAAAAATAATTTACTTTGGCGATACAGCTCGTGTGCCATATGGATCCAAATCTAATACTACAATTATAGAATATTCAATTCAAGATGCACAATTTTTAGCAAAAAAAAATGTTAAATTAATTATTGTTGCATGCAATACAGCTTCTTCGGTAGCTCTTGATGAACTTAGAAATAAATTTGATGTTCCAATAATTGGAATGATAAATCCCGGAGCAAAAGTGGCAATTAAAGAAACAAAGAATAATAAAATTGGAGTTATTGGAACAGAAACAACTGTTTCAAATCAAGCATATTCAAAAGTGATAAAAAATATAAATCCCGAAATTGAAGTAATTGAAAAAGCTTGTCCGCTATTTGTACCGCTTGCAGAAGAAGGTTGGATAAATCATCCGGCAACAAAATTAATAGCTCAAGAATATTTAGCTGATTTGAAAAAGGCGAAAATTGATACTTTGATTTTGGGATGTACACATTACCCGATTTTGAAAGATGTGATTCAAGAAGTGATTGGCAAAAATGTAAAATTAATTGATTCCGGTTCTGCTGCTTCAGTAGAAGTAAATGAATATTTAGAAGGCAGAGGAATTAAAAATTACCAGCATAATATCGGCAAACATGAATTCTATGTTAGTGATGTTCCAAAAAAATTTAACGAAATTGCAAGTAGATTTTTAGGTAAAGAATTGGAACATCTTGAAAAAGTTGATCTTGAAGAAATTATAAATGTTTGA
- the queC gene encoding 7-cyano-7-deazaguanine synthase QueC, producing MSKELAVVAVSGGLDSCVTTAIANQYYELALVHINYGQKTESKELQSFHKIADYFKVSKKLVIDFTHFQKIGGSSLTDKTMEITRANLNNTEVPTSYVPFRNANILSACVSWAEIIGAKRIFIGAVYEDSSGYPDCRPEFFQSFEQTANLGTKPETQIKIETPIIHLTKKEIIKLGLDLKAPLQLTWSCYSNDEEACGICDSCALRLRGFQSLNIVDPIPYKEIPNYKEN from the coding sequence ATGAGTAAAGAACTTGCTGTTGTTGCAGTTAGCGGAGGATTAGATAGTTGTGTAACTACTGCAATTGCAAATCAATATTATGAATTAGCATTAGTGCATATAAATTACGGACAAAAAACAGAATCCAAAGAATTGCAATCATTTCATAAAATTGCAGATTATTTTAAAGTCAGCAAAAAATTAGTCATAGATTTTACGCATTTTCAGAAAATCGGCGGATCTTCTCTTACCGATAAAACAATGGAAATTACTCGTGCAAATTTAAATAATACGGAAGTTCCTACTTCTTACGTTCCATTTAGAAATGCGAATATATTATCTGCTTGTGTAAGCTGGGCAGAAATTATTGGTGCAAAAAGAATTTTTATTGGTGCAGTTTATGAAGATTCATCCGGATATCCGGATTGCCGACCGGAATTTTTTCAATCATTTGAGCAAACTGCAAATTTGGGAACAAAACCGGAAACTCAAATTAAAATTGAAACGCCAATTATTCATTTAACAAAAAAAGAAATAATAAAATTAGGATTGGATCTGAAAGCTCCATTACAACTAACATGGTCATGTTACAGTAACGATGAAGAAGCTTGCGGTATTTGTGATAGCTGTGCATTACGTTTGCGGGGTTTCCAAAGTTTAAATATTGTTGATCCAATTCCATACAAAGAAATTCCAAATTATAAAGAAAACTAA
- a CDS encoding threonylcarbamoyl-AMP synthase, with protein MEFYELHPVNPQQRYLNKAVEVLKEGGVIIYPTDTVYGLGCDIFNKEAVERIYSIKNETETKLFSFLCSDLKDISKYAKVSDFAYRAMKKLIPGPYTFVLQASKEVPKLLWTKRKTVGIRVPDNNIARSLAQELGNPIISTSATTRKGELIYDPLEIKTIFNTSVDLMLSMGALNGVPSSIIDLSGDTVEIVREGSGDLSFFTNY; from the coding sequence ATGGAATTTTACGAATTACATCCAGTTAATCCGCAGCAAAGATATTTAAACAAAGCGGTTGAAGTTTTGAAAGAAGGCGGAGTAATAATTTATCCAACCGATACAGTTTATGGTTTGGGCTGCGATATTTTTAACAAAGAAGCCGTTGAAAGAATTTACTCAATTAAAAATGAAACCGAAACAAAACTATTTAGTTTTCTATGTTCCGATTTGAAAGATATTTCCAAATATGCTAAAGTTTCTGATTTTGCATATAGAGCGATGAAGAAATTAATTCCCGGTCCTTACACATTTGTTTTACAAGCATCAAAAGAAGTTCCAAAATTATTATGGACGAAAAGAAAAACGGTTGGAATTCGTGTACCGGATAATAACATTGCAAGATCTTTGGCTCAAGAATTAGGAAATCCAATTATCAGCACAAGCGCAACTACCAGAAAAGGTGAATTAATTTACGATCCTTTGGAAATTAAAACAATTTTTAACACAAGTGTTGATTTAATGCTTTCAATGGGTGCATTAAATGGAGTTCCTTCCAGCATTATTGATTTAAGCGGAGATACCGTTGAAATTGTTAGAGAAGGTTCCGGAGATTTATCTTTTTTTACAAATTATTAA
- the glnD gene encoding [protein-PII] uridylyltransferase, whose amino-acid sequence MENFREQFLTDRNRLFNDEELIKNSYKFCVRYSLLVEEYIIKIIKPQSVDCVMVAAGGFSRRELSPYSDIDLMFIIQKVETHEQNIRDAVTKLWDAGIEVSHTVRTFGDIQKFMNEDLHAFTQFFETRFLIGNKLLYDEWNRKVFEIIEKTDEKQLIFDLFDDVELRYKKYGSSPKVLEPNVKFTGGGLRDIHCVEWMYSIKNNILLSNQDEITHTEIFLKTILENGTINRKAYKRLFDSYQTILNARNHLHLVEGRKNDRLEFEQQEQIANRLGYKKSDWKEFMYSYFRATTILNRFSKTMMKRYKHSYATAISNFLSIDLDDDFEIKGNILLFKGDRILNISEIMRAFYYRAVHDAIFELNLRSLVIESIHLIEETQTPEVTSSVFFRELLKLPANVAKTLSSMNEFSFLDVVLPEFKSLNGFFQPGVYHCYTADEHTLVAMQNIENLANEDNHIAKIYKSVQSKDLLYLATLLHDIGKPISVSGHEIIGAEIANSIMQNLGYGQNEILFVQFLIRHHLTMEQVSFRRDLNDPATLDNFISIFPTIKSLDYLYILTYADLSAVNPQVWTKWKADLLHELYLKAKSMLMEQLSGEELMSARSFQLVNDNYNDNAVMAEHLDQVDDLGYVFHFSEDEINQHIEEIEKGSKVAVFFKESENFTNITILTKDSDALLARLCGALAINDLNIHDARIFTRKDAIVIDSFSVSDFRTNSIVDNSRYQKIEKDVKAAILNELKIDKEFERVKQKWKRILSAATTQTKNIFIDFENQHNFSIIEVHSPDKIGLLYTITNKLAELGLAVSFAKIVTKLDGIIDVFYVLKNNGQKLRKSEFEFIRSELITEIKGL is encoded by the coding sequence ATGGAAAATTTTCGAGAACAATTTTTAACCGATAGAAACCGACTATTTAATGATGAAGAATTAATAAAAAATTCATATAAATTTTGCGTCCGTTACAGTTTATTAGTCGAAGAATATATTATAAAAATTATAAAACCCCAATCAGTTGATTGCGTTATGGTTGCTGCCGGCGGCTTTAGCAGACGCGAATTATCTCCTTATTCGGATATTGATTTAATGTTTATCATACAGAAAGTTGAAACCCATGAACAAAACATTAGAGATGCAGTTACAAAACTTTGGGATGCGGGAATTGAAGTTTCACATACAGTAAGAACTTTTGGCGATATTCAAAAATTTATGAACGAGGATCTTCATGCATTTACACAATTTTTTGAAACACGGTTTTTAATCGGCAATAAATTATTATATGATGAATGGAATAGAAAAGTTTTTGAAATAATTGAAAAGACAGACGAGAAACAGTTAATTTTTGATCTTTTTGACGATGTTGAATTACGTTACAAAAAATATGGAAGTTCACCAAAAGTTTTAGAACCAAATGTAAAATTTACCGGCGGCGGATTGCGCGATATTCATTGCGTTGAATGGATGTACTCGATTAAAAACAATATTCTACTTTCTAATCAAGATGAAATAACTCACACCGAAATTTTTCTCAAAACAATTTTAGAAAACGGAACAATAAATAGAAAAGCATATAAAAGATTATTTGATAGTTACCAAACTATATTGAATGCTAGAAATCATCTTCATCTTGTTGAAGGAAGAAAAAATGACCGATTAGAATTTGAACAGCAAGAACAAATTGCTAATAGATTAGGATATAAAAAAAGTGACTGGAAAGAATTTATGTACAGTTACTTTAGGGCTACTACAATTCTTAATCGTTTTTCAAAAACTATGATGAAGAGATATAAGCATTCTTATGCAACTGCAATTTCAAATTTTTTATCAATTGATCTTGATGATGATTTTGAAATAAAAGGAAATATTTTACTCTTTAAAGGAGACAGAATTTTAAATATTTCGGAAATTATGCGTGCATTTTATTATCGTGCAGTTCATGATGCAATTTTTGAATTGAATCTCCGTTCTTTAGTTATTGAAAGTATTCATTTAATTGAAGAAACGCAAACTCCGGAAGTTACTTCATCGGTTTTCTTTAGAGAATTATTAAAACTTCCGGCAAATGTTGCTAAAACATTATCTTCAATGAATGAGTTCAGTTTTTTGGATGTTGTATTACCCGAATTCAAAAGTTTAAATGGGTTTTTCCAGCCCGGAGTTTATCATTGCTATACTGCCGATGAACATACACTTGTTGCAATGCAGAACATCGAAAATTTAGCAAATGAAGACAATCATATTGCAAAAATTTATAAATCCGTTCAATCAAAAGATTTATTATATCTTGCAACTCTTTTACATGATATTGGAAAACCAATAAGTGTTTCCGGTCATGAAATTATCGGTGCAGAAATAGCCAATAGCATTATGCAGAATTTAGGTTACGGACAAAATGAAATTTTATTTGTTCAATTTTTAATTCGTCATCATCTTACAATGGAACAAGTTTCTTTCAGAAGAGATTTAAATGATCCGGCAACACTTGATAATTTTATTTCGATATTTCCTACAATAAAATCACTTGATTATTTATACATTTTAACTTACGCAGATTTATCTGCCGTAAATCCGCAAGTCTGGACAAAATGGAAAGCTGATCTTTTGCATGAATTATATTTGAAAGCGAAATCAATGCTTATGGAACAGCTTTCCGGTGAAGAGTTAATGAGCGCAAGATCATTCCAACTTGTTAATGATAATTACAATGATAACGCAGTAATGGCTGAACATCTTGATCAAGTTGATGATTTAGGTTATGTTTTCCATTTTTCGGAAGATGAAATAAATCAGCATATTGAAGAAATTGAAAAAGGTTCAAAGGTTGCAGTATTTTTTAAAGAAAGCGAAAATTTTACTAACATCACAATTCTTACAAAAGATTCTGATGCTTTACTGGCAAGGCTTTGCGGTGCTTTAGCAATTAATGATTTGAATATTCACGATGCAAGAATATTTACACGAAAAGATGCAATTGTGATTGATAGCTTTAGTGTTTCGGATTTTAGAACTAATTCCATTGTTGATAATTCTCGATATCAAAAAATAGAAAAAGATGTAAAAGCTGCTATCCTCAATGAGTTGAAAATTGATAAAGAATTTGAACGAGTAAAACAAAAATGGAAAAGAATACTTAGTGCTGCAACTACACAAACAAAAAATATTTTTATTGATTTTGAAAATCAGCATAACTTTTCAATTATTGAAGTACATTCGCCAGATAAAATCGGTTTGCTTTATACAATTACAAATAAACTTGCAGAACTTGGATTGGCAGTTTCATTTGCAAAAATTGTAACAAAGCTTGATGGAATTATTGATGTTTTTTATGTTCTAAAAAATAACGGACAAAAATTAAGAAAGAGTGAATTTGAATTTATTAGGTCTGAATTAATTACTGAAATAAAGGGATTATAA
- a CDS encoding tyrosine phenol-lyase, which yields MIKKKITKRSWAEPFKIKVVEPLKMTTRAEREKAIKEAGYNTFLLKSEDVYIDLLTDSGTNAMSDNQWAGMMIGDEAYAGSKNFYHLWDNIKKYYGFPYFVPTHQGRAAEHMISKILITPGDYIPGNMYFTTTRLHQELAGATFVDVIIDEAHDPDNEHLFKGNIDIQKLEDLIKKVGAKKIPYVSMAGPVNMAGGQPFSMQNLKEVKKVCDKHGIQLWFDATRATENAYFIQEREKGYKSKTIAQIFLEMCSYFEGVWVSAKKDLMVNIGGIIATKNKKVYEEARNMVVIYEGLHTYGGLAGRDMEAMAIGIEEMLDYNNIHARIGQIRYFGDQLAQYGVPFVQPIGGHAIFLNAKKFLPHVKQDQYPAQTLAAEIYIDSGVRTMERGIVSAGRNKETGENNYPKLELVRCTFPRRVYTQAHIDVTVESIASVFQNRKSVKGLKMVYEPKYLRFFQARFKKL from the coding sequence ATGATTAAGAAAAAAATTACAAAACGAAGCTGGGCAGAACCGTTCAAAATTAAAGTTGTTGAACCTTTAAAAATGACAACAAGAGCAGAGCGAGAAAAAGCTATAAAAGAAGCCGGGTACAATACTTTTCTTTTAAAATCTGAAGATGTGTATATTGATCTTTTGACTGATAGCGGAACAAATGCAATGAGTGATAATCAGTGGGCTGGAATGATGATTGGTGATGAAGCTTATGCCGGAAGTAAAAACTTTTATCACTTGTGGGATAATATTAAAAAGTATTACGGATTTCCTTACTTTGTCCCAACGCATCAAGGAAGAGCCGCTGAACATATGATTTCTAAAATATTAATTACGCCGGGTGATTACATTCCGGGCAATATGTATTTTACAACAACAAGACTTCACCAAGAATTAGCCGGCGCAACTTTTGTTGATGTTATTATTGATGAAGCACATGATCCCGATAATGAACATTTATTTAAAGGAAATATTGATATTCAAAAATTAGAAGATTTGATAAAAAAAGTCGGTGCAAAAAAAATTCCTTATGTAAGTATGGCTGGACCAGTAAATATGGCTGGCGGTCAACCTTTTTCAATGCAAAACTTAAAAGAAGTAAAAAAAGTTTGCGATAAACATGGGATACAACTTTGGTTTGATGCAACTCGCGCAACAGAAAATGCATATTTTATTCAAGAAAGAGAGAAAGGCTATAAATCAAAAACAATTGCACAAATATTCTTAGAAATGTGTTCTTATTTTGAAGGAGTTTGGGTAAGTGCGAAAAAAGATTTAATGGTAAATATCGGCGGAATAATTGCTACCAAAAATAAAAAAGTATACGAAGAAGCAAGAAATATGGTTGTAATTTATGAAGGCTTACACACTTATGGTGGTCTTGCCGGAAGAGATATGGAAGCTATGGCAATTGGAATTGAAGAAATGTTGGATTATAATAATATTCATGCAAGAATTGGACAAATAAGATATTTCGGAGATCAGCTTGCTCAGTATGGAGTTCCGTTTGTTCAACCAATCGGTGGACATGCGATATTTTTGAATGCTAAAAAATTTCTTCCTCATGTAAAACAAGATCAGTATCCGGCGCAAACATTAGCTGCAGAAATTTATATTGATTCCGGTGTTAGAACAATGGAAAGAGGAATTGTTTCAGCGGGAAGAAATAAAGAAACCGGTGAAAATAATTATCCTAAATTGGAATTGGTAAGATGTACATTTCCACGCAGAGTTTATACTCAAGCTCACATTGATGTTACGGTTGAATCAATTGCAAGCGTTTTTCAAAATAGAAAATCTGTGAAAGGATTAAAAATGGTTTATGAACCAAAGTATTTAAGATTCTTTCAAGCAAGATTTAAAAAATTATAG
- a CDS encoding DUF1232 domain-containing protein — protein sequence MENSLNDIGDDYSSHEKYLHGKEFIEENLWEKVERIGKKISFTKDIKALFNYFRDKQIPWYRKTIVVGALVYFIIPIDTIPDISPLIGYLDDLGVITAVIKYLGSELVPFYDK from the coding sequence ATGGAAAATTCATTAAATGATATTGGCGATGATTATTCTTCGCATGAAAAATATCTTCATGGAAAAGAATTTATTGAAGAAAATCTTTGGGAGAAAGTAGAGAGAATTGGGAAAAAGATTTCTTTCACAAAGGATATTAAAGCATTGTTTAATTACTTTCGAGATAAACAAATTCCATGGTATAGAAAAACAATTGTAGTCGGAGCATTAGTTTATTTTATTATACCGATAGATACAATTCCGGATATTTCTCCATTAATTGGTTACTTGGATGATTTAGGTGTGATAACTGCCGTTATAAAATATCTTGGAAGTGAGTTAGTTCCGTTTTATGATAAATAA
- the queF gene encoding NADPH-dependent 7-cyano-7-deazaguanine reductase QueF, whose translation MQNKRKILETFENEYQDRDYMIEHTAPEFTSVCPKTGQPDFATIVLEYIPNKLCIELKSYKFYLNSFRNDGIYFESVTNRILDDLVTVCKPRYMKIRAEFNTRGGISSVIEVEYEKEEEISSLN comes from the coding sequence ATGCAGAACAAAAGAAAAATTTTAGAAACATTTGAAAATGAATATCAAGATAGAGATTATATGATTGAACATACTGCGCCGGAGTTTACGTCTGTTTGTCCTAAAACCGGACAGCCGGATTTCGCAACTATCGTTCTTGAATATATTCCAAATAAACTTTGCATAGAATTAAAATCATATAAATTTTATCTCAACTCATTTAGAAATGACGGAATTTATTTTGAAAGCGTAACTAACAGAATTTTAGATGATTTAGTTACAGTTTGTAAACCAAGATATATGAAGATCAGAGCCGAGTTTAATACCCGCGGGGGAATTTCATCTGTAATTGAAGTTGAGTACGAAAAAGAAGAAGAAATAAGTAGTCTCAATTAA
- a CDS encoding S9 family peptidase gives MKKIILLVNILLINFHLFAQDKHALSVDDLWNMKRIGSFTVSEDGKKIIFDVTTYNMQENKGKSNLWIVNSDGTELNEFVNIDKSVSSPQIIKDKVFYNLGDQLFSQKINDTLRSKVTDFYSGVSGVKFAPSKNQIIFSSQVYADCKNQSCNKAKDVERANSKIKAEIFTELMYRHWNDWRGPKYNHLFLHKIGEGNYIDLNQDLRFDVPPIALGSANDYSFSPDGNEIAFTMNESNFLATSTNNDIFILNLADIKDNESTPYKKISNSLGNDNQPIYSPDGKYIAFCSMERAGFESDKQRIILYNRNLNIEIDLTSSIDLSAGEIIWSHDAKFIYFTAANTIYNSIYRIDISTKELFTIAEKVDVSTITLSPNGDKIFFKNQKSNLPYEIFSIDINGKNLKQITNINAELLSKIEMIPIETFWAEGAEDAKVQSILVKPPFFNPNIKYPLMFLIHGGPQGHWTDDFHYRWNTQMFAAQGYVVVATNPRGSFGYGQKFTDEISQDWGGKVYTDLMNSLDYAINNYDFIDSQNIFAAGASYGGYMINWIAGHTNRFNALICHAGVFNLESMYGTTEELWFPEWENGGTPWENRELYKKWSPHNYLQNFKTPMLVIHGEYDFRVPIGQAMELFTSLQRVGVKSRFLYFPDEYHFVTKPQNAKLWWNTIYDWLNENKK, from the coding sequence ATGAAAAAAATAATTTTACTAGTTAACATTCTACTAATTAACTTTCACTTATTTGCACAGGATAAACATGCATTATCTGTTGATGATTTATGGAATATGAAAAGAATTGGTTCGTTCACAGTATCTGAAGATGGTAAGAAAATAATATTTGATGTTACTACTTATAACATGCAAGAAAATAAAGGTAAATCAAATTTATGGATTGTAAATTCTGATGGAACCGAGTTAAATGAATTTGTAAATATTGATAAAAGCGTTTCGTCGCCGCAAATAATAAAAGATAAAGTTTTCTACAATCTCGGAGATCAATTATTTTCACAAAAAATAAATGATACTTTAAGATCAAAAGTTACAGATTTTTATTCCGGTGTTAGCGGTGTAAAATTTGCTCCTTCCAAAAATCAAATTATTTTTTCTTCACAAGTTTATGCGGATTGTAAAAATCAATCATGCAACAAAGCTAAAGATGTTGAAAGAGCAAATAGCAAAATTAAAGCAGAAATATTCACAGAATTAATGTACAGACATTGGAACGACTGGCGCGGACCGAAATACAATCATTTGTTTTTGCACAAAATTGGTGAAGGAAATTATATAGATTTAAATCAAGATTTGAGATTTGATGTTCCTCCAATTGCTTTAGGAAGTGCAAATGATTATTCATTTTCACCGGATGGAAATGAAATTGCATTCACAATGAATGAAAGTAATTTTCTTGCAACAAGTACAAATAATGATATTTTTATTTTAAATTTGGCTGATATAAAAGACAACGAATCAACTCCATATAAAAAAATTTCTAATAGTTTAGGTAATGATAATCAGCCAATTTATTCTCCCGATGGGAAATATATCGCTTTTTGCTCAATGGAGCGAGCTGGATTTGAATCTGATAAACAAAGAATAATTTTATACAATAGAAATTTGAATATTGAAATTGATTTAACTTCTTCAATTGATTTATCAGCTGGAGAAATTATTTGGTCGCATGATGCAAAATTTATTTATTTCACTGCCGCCAATACAATTTATAATTCTATTTATAGAATTGATATTTCAACAAAGGAATTATTTACAATTGCTGAAAAAGTAGATGTTTCAACAATCACACTTTCACCAAATGGTGATAAAATATTTTTTAAAAATCAAAAATCAAATTTGCCGTATGAAATTTTTTCAATTGATATAAATGGTAAAAATTTAAAACAAATCACAAATATTAATGCGGAACTTCTTTCAAAAATTGAAATGATTCCTATTGAAACTTTTTGGGCAGAAGGTGCTGAAGATGCAAAAGTCCAATCAATATTGGTTAAACCGCCATTTTTTAATCCAAATATAAAATATCCATTAATGTTTTTAATCCACGGCGGACCTCAAGGACATTGGACTGACGATTTTCATTATAGATGGAATACACAAATGTTTGCAGCTCAAGGTTATGTTGTAGTAGCTACAAATCCCAGAGGCAGTTTTGGCTACGGACAAAAATTCACTGATGAAATTTCACAAGATTGGGGCGGAAAAGTTTATACTGATTTAATGAATTCTTTAGATTATGCAATTAACAATTATGATTTTATTGATTCTCAAAATATATTTGCAGCAGGAGCATCTTACGGTGGATATATGATAAATTGGATTGCGGGTCATACCAACAGATTTAATGCATTGATTTGTCATGCCGGTGTTTTTAATTTAGAAAGTATGTATGGAACAACTGAAGAACTTTGGTTTCCGGAATGGGAAAACGGTGGAACACCTTGGGAAAATAGAGAGCTATATAAAAAATGGTCGCCGCATAATTATTTGCAAAACTTCAAAACTCCAATGCTTGTAATTCACGGCGAATATGATTTTAGAGTTCCAATAGGACAAGCAATGGAATTATTTACTTCTTTGCAAAGAGTTGGTGTAAAAAGTAGATTTTTATATTTCCCTGATGAATATCATTTTGTAACAAAACCTCAAAATGCAAAATTGTGGTGGAATACAATTTATGATTGGTTAAACGAAAACAAAAAATAA
- a CDS encoding NUDIX hydrolase yields the protein MNFILKKSDTVFNGIVFDIKVDQIEYTSGNLGIREVIIHNGGAVVVPVLENKKIILVKQYRYPFGEWMFELPAGKLEKGEDPFVCATRELTEETGYSADSILPLGKIYTSPGFCNEILYIYLAENLKEGNHNRDEGEQGMEIYEFTLDEINEMISSGKIVDAKTISGVHFYQNKIK from the coding sequence ATGAATTTTATTCTCAAAAAATCTGATACCGTTTTTAACGGAATAGTATTTGATATTAAAGTTGATCAAATAGAATATACTTCCGGAAATTTGGGAATAAGAGAAGTAATTATTCACAATGGCGGAGCTGTTGTTGTTCCCGTTTTAGAAAACAAAAAGATAATTTTAGTTAAACAATACCGCTATCCTTTTGGAGAATGGATGTTTGAACTTCCTGCTGGAAAATTAGAAAAAGGTGAAGATCCTTTTGTTTGTGCAACACGTGAACTTACAGAGGAAACTGGTTATTCTGCAGATTCAATTTTACCTCTTGGAAAAATTTATACTTCTCCCGGGTTTTGCAATGAAATACTTTACATTTATTTAGCTGAAAATTTAAAAGAGGGAAATCATAATAGAGATGAAGGTGAACAAGGTATGGAAATTTATGAATTTACTTTAGATGAAATAAATGAAATGATTTCTTCCGGAAAAATTGTTGATGCTAAAACTATAAGCGGAGTTCATTTTTATCAGAATAAAATTAAATAA